The following are encoded together in the Pygocentrus nattereri isolate fPygNat1 chromosome 3, fPygNat1.pri, whole genome shotgun sequence genome:
- the fxyd6l gene encoding FXYD domain containing ion transport regulator 6 like isoform X1: protein MDLSLAAAVLCSSFLAPALGSAFGREMPASTMDDIHEYDSPFHYDYESVRIGGLIFAAVLFLMGIFIVIRCVPHKLRPKVPLQRKPVVKASGTSGGFRPRSS, encoded by the exons ATGGATCTATCCTTAGCAGCAGCAGTGCTCTGTTCATCCTTCTTAGCGCCAGCATTGG gGTCAGCTTTTGGCAGGGAAATGCCAG cCTCCACAATGGATGACATCCATG AGTACGACAGCCCATTTCATTATG ACTATGAATCTGTGCGGATTGGGGGTTTGATCTTCGCTGCAGTGCTCTTCCTCATGGGGATCTTTATTGTCATCA GGTGTGTGCCTCACAAGCTAAG GCCGAAAGTGCCGCTGCAGAGGAAGCCAGTCGTCAAA GCCAGTGGGACCAGTGGGGGTTTCCGACCCAGAAGCAGCTAG
- the fxyd6l gene encoding FXYD domain containing ion transport regulator 6 like isoform X3: MDLSLAAAVLCSSFLAPALGSAFGREMPASTMDDIHDYESVRIGGLIFAAVLFLMGIFIVIRCVPHKLRPKVPLQRKPVVKASGTSGGFRPRSS, translated from the exons ATGGATCTATCCTTAGCAGCAGCAGTGCTCTGTTCATCCTTCTTAGCGCCAGCATTGG gGTCAGCTTTTGGCAGGGAAATGCCAG cCTCCACAATGGATGACATCCATG ACTATGAATCTGTGCGGATTGGGGGTTTGATCTTCGCTGCAGTGCTCTTCCTCATGGGGATCTTTATTGTCATCA GGTGTGTGCCTCACAAGCTAAG GCCGAAAGTGCCGCTGCAGAGGAAGCCAGTCGTCAAA GCCAGTGGGACCAGTGGGGGTTTCCGACCCAGAAGCAGCTAG
- the fxyd6l gene encoding FXYD domain containing ion transport regulator 6 like isoform X6 produces MDLSLAAAVLCSSFLAPALASTMDDIHEYDSPFHYDYESVRIGGLIFAAVLFLMGIFIVISRKCRCRGSQSSKPVGPVGVSDPEAARGRN; encoded by the exons ATGGATCTATCCTTAGCAGCAGCAGTGCTCTGTTCATCCTTCTTAGCGCCAGCATTGG cCTCCACAATGGATGACATCCATG AGTACGACAGCCCATTTCATTATG ACTATGAATCTGTGCGGATTGGGGGTTTGATCTTCGCTGCAGTGCTCTTCCTCATGGGGATCTTTATTGTCATCA GCCGAAAGTGCCGCTGCAGAGGAAGCCAGTCGTCAAA GCCAGTGGGACCAGTGGGGGTTTCCGACCCAGAAGCAGCTAGGG GTAGAAATTAA
- the fxyd6l gene encoding FXYD domain containing ion transport regulator 6 like isoform X4 gives MDLSLAAAVLCSSFLAPALASTMDDIHEYDSPFHYDYESVRIGGLIFAAVLFLMGIFIVIRCVPHKLRPKVPLQRKPVVKASGTSGGFRPRSS, from the exons ATGGATCTATCCTTAGCAGCAGCAGTGCTCTGTTCATCCTTCTTAGCGCCAGCATTGG cCTCCACAATGGATGACATCCATG AGTACGACAGCCCATTTCATTATG ACTATGAATCTGTGCGGATTGGGGGTTTGATCTTCGCTGCAGTGCTCTTCCTCATGGGGATCTTTATTGTCATCA GGTGTGTGCCTCACAAGCTAAG GCCGAAAGTGCCGCTGCAGAGGAAGCCAGTCGTCAAA GCCAGTGGGACCAGTGGGGGTTTCCGACCCAGAAGCAGCTAG
- the fxyd6l gene encoding FXYD domain containing ion transport regulator 6 like isoform X8 — MDLSLAAAVLCSSFLAPALASTMDDIHDYESVRIGGLIFAAVLFLMGIFIVISRKCRCRGSQSSKPVGPVGVSDPEAARGRN; from the exons ATGGATCTATCCTTAGCAGCAGCAGTGCTCTGTTCATCCTTCTTAGCGCCAGCATTGG cCTCCACAATGGATGACATCCATG ACTATGAATCTGTGCGGATTGGGGGTTTGATCTTCGCTGCAGTGCTCTTCCTCATGGGGATCTTTATTGTCATCA GCCGAAAGTGCCGCTGCAGAGGAAGCCAGTCGTCAAA GCCAGTGGGACCAGTGGGGGTTTCCGACCCAGAAGCAGCTAGGG GTAGAAATTAA
- the fxyd6l gene encoding FXYD domain containing ion transport regulator 6 like isoform X2, whose translation MDLSLAAAVLCSSFLAPALGSAFGREMPASTMDDIHEYDSPFHYDYESVRIGGLIFAAVLFLMGIFIVISRKCRCRGSQSSKPVGPVGVSDPEAARGRN comes from the exons ATGGATCTATCCTTAGCAGCAGCAGTGCTCTGTTCATCCTTCTTAGCGCCAGCATTGG gGTCAGCTTTTGGCAGGGAAATGCCAG cCTCCACAATGGATGACATCCATG AGTACGACAGCCCATTTCATTATG ACTATGAATCTGTGCGGATTGGGGGTTTGATCTTCGCTGCAGTGCTCTTCCTCATGGGGATCTTTATTGTCATCA GCCGAAAGTGCCGCTGCAGAGGAAGCCAGTCGTCAAA GCCAGTGGGACCAGTGGGGGTTTCCGACCCAGAAGCAGCTAGGG GTAGAAATTAA
- the fxyd6l gene encoding FXYD domain containing ion transport regulator 6 like isoform X7 — protein sequence MDLSLAAAVLCSSFLAPALASTMDDIHDYESVRIGGLIFAAVLFLMGIFIVIRCVPHKLRPKVPLQRKPVVKASGTSGGFRPRSS from the exons ATGGATCTATCCTTAGCAGCAGCAGTGCTCTGTTCATCCTTCTTAGCGCCAGCATTGG cCTCCACAATGGATGACATCCATG ACTATGAATCTGTGCGGATTGGGGGTTTGATCTTCGCTGCAGTGCTCTTCCTCATGGGGATCTTTATTGTCATCA GGTGTGTGCCTCACAAGCTAAG GCCGAAAGTGCCGCTGCAGAGGAAGCCAGTCGTCAAA GCCAGTGGGACCAGTGGGGGTTTCCGACCCAGAAGCAGCTAG
- the fxyd6l gene encoding FXYD domain containing ion transport regulator 6 like isoform X5, translating to MDLSLAAAVLCSSFLAPALGSAFGREMPASTMDDIHDYESVRIGGLIFAAVLFLMGIFIVISRKCRCRGSQSSKPVGPVGVSDPEAARGRN from the exons ATGGATCTATCCTTAGCAGCAGCAGTGCTCTGTTCATCCTTCTTAGCGCCAGCATTGG gGTCAGCTTTTGGCAGGGAAATGCCAG cCTCCACAATGGATGACATCCATG ACTATGAATCTGTGCGGATTGGGGGTTTGATCTTCGCTGCAGTGCTCTTCCTCATGGGGATCTTTATTGTCATCA GCCGAAAGTGCCGCTGCAGAGGAAGCCAGTCGTCAAA GCCAGTGGGACCAGTGGGGGTTTCCGACCCAGAAGCAGCTAGGG GTAGAAATTAA